The Candidatus Sulfotelmatobacter sp. genomic interval CGGATGTAGCGCGAGCCGTGCTTCCCGCACGGGGTGGCGCAGTCGAAGACCGCCAGGTGCTCGTCCTTGAGGAACGGCGCGCCTTCGAGCGTCATCCGCCCGCAGATCACGTCGGAGGCTTCCTCGATCTGCGCTTGGGTGAAGCCCAGCGCGTCGCGCAGGATCGAATAGTTCCAATCCGCCAGCTGCGCGTCGGTCATCCCGAGCTTCTCTTTGCAGAACCGCTCGCCCAGCACGTGCTGGTTGAACGCGAACCCGATCTCGAACGCGCCGGGTAGACCGGCTTCGATCTTGGCCAGGGCCTCGTCGTCGAAGCCCTTCGCCTTGAGCGTCGCGCGGTTGATGTGCGGCGTGCCCTCGAGCGTGTTGGTGCCCTTGGCGAACGTCTCGATGGCCGCGATCTGCTCGCTGTTGTAGCCGAGACGGCGCAGGGCCGGCTCGACCGACTGGTTGACGATCTTGAAGTAGCCGCCGCCGGCGAGCTTCTTGAACTTGACCAGCGCGAAGTCGGGCTCGATCCCGGTGGTATCGCAATCCATCACCAGGCCGATGGTGCCGGTCGGCGCGATGCAGGTGACCTGCGCGTTGCGGTAGCCGGCGACCTCGCCGATCGCCAGCGCGTTGTCCCAGGTCGTGCGTGCCAGCTGCCACGTCTCTTGCGTGAAGAGCGTGGGCTGATGCGTGACCGGAACGACGGTCAGGCCTTCGTAGTCCTCGGCCCGCGCCGCGTATGCCGCCTGGCGGTGGTTGCGCAGCACGCGGCCCATGTCCTCAGCGTTGCGCTCGTAGGAGGGAAACGGTCCCAGCTCGCGCGCCATCTCGGCCGAGGCTTTGTAGGCGGCGCCCGTCATCAGCGCGCTGATCGCCGCGCACCAGCCGAAGCCTTCCTCCGAGTCGTACGGCAAACCCAGCCGCATGAGCAGCGTGCCGAGATTGGCGTAGCCCAGGCCGAGCGTGCGGTACTCGTACGAGCGGCGCGCGATCTCGCGGCTGGGGAACTGCGCCATCAGCACGCTGACTTCGAGCGTGAACGTCCAAATGCGGCACGCCTCGGCGAACTTCTTGGCGTCGAATTGCCCACGATCGTCGAGGAACGTCACGAGATTGAGGCTTGCAAGATTACAGCTCGTGTCATCGAGGAACATGTATTCGGAGCAGTTGTGAACGACGACGCCATTGCCAATGAAGTGAGACGTGTCGGGCTCGGTCAGATCATAGACCGGCTCTTCGCCTTCATACCGGACGAATGTGACCTCATCCGTCATGTGATCCCGATACGTCGTCACACTTGCGTTGAGGCGTCGAAGCGCGAGCGCCTTATCGGAAGCAGCGATGAACCCGATCTGCTGTTCGAACGCGATGCGCGATGAGCGCGTGATGCGAAGCGAGTGCATCTCACGAACTGGGTATGACGCGGTGCCCCCGCGGCCGTCCGGCAGCATTGCCGCGTCCGTACCGGCTCGGCGGTCACGATAGAGCTTTGCCTTTACACCGAAGGACAGGAGCGTCAACTGCACCTGCTGCAGGAGGGCCAGCGAGGTCGAATCGAGCGAGACGTACTGGGTCTTCTCACCTATATCGACGACGCAGCCGTCTGCGGTGAAGAGTCCGCGCAACATTGCAGCCGTCGACGTACGGTCGAGCCCGAAGAAGGCTGAGCGGAAGCGCTTCTCGTGGCTTCCTTTGTCGAGCACAGCGAATTCTTCGAACGCCGAAACGACGCTCGACGCGTTCGTTTGAACGCGAGCAGTCGTCTGTGGCGTGCGCACGGCGACTCGACGAGCCGTGCGCCCGTCGGTGGCGCCGACTTTGAGGTCATTGATGGCGGCCGCTACGCCTTCCACGACGTCGGCTTCCGAAGGCGCCATCGTCACGGCGAGGTAGCGCGTGCCATTCGGATCGCTCGTTACGCAGCCATCGCCGACGGAAAGGCCAATCGCCTCCGCCAGCGTCGTGTCGATCGCCCGACCGCCGAATCCGGACCCGCTGAGCATGACGCGCTCACCCGCGATGAGATCTTTGGCTGCGACGTCACCGCGCTCTTCGGTCAGGACCTTGTGGTCCGCCGTAAGGCGCAGCTCGAAGCCCGAGCGCGTGCGCAGTCGGTAGACAGGCTTCGTCCCGGTCGGGAAGATGCGGTTGACGAAGTGCGGCTTTCCGTCGGAGCCGATGACGAACGCCGCCTTACCGACGAGCTCGTCGATGCGGTGCAGGCCATCGGCCGTGGCAACCATCGTGTCGCCGGTAACGCATGGATTGCTGGCGTTGATCTTGCCGTCGGCGATGCAGGTGTGCCACTCGTTGATGGTCGTGTCGTACTGCACGCCGGGATCGGCACATTGCCACGCCGCGACGGCGATCTTCTCCCAGAGATCCTCGGCCGGCACGGATTTTGCGACGCCGGCGTTCTTGCGCCAGGTCAGGTCCCAAGTTTGCCCAGCGTCGAGCCGGGCGAAGAACTCGTTCGAGATGCGAACCGAGTTGTTCGAATTCTGACCGGAGACGGTGCCGTAGGCCTTTGAATCCCAATTGGTGTCATAGGTCTCGATCTGCAGCTCGCGATAGCCTTGGCGCGCGAAGTCGAGCGCGTACTGGACGTTCGCCTGCGGGATTCCCATCGTGAGCGCGCTACGAATCGCCGAGCGCAGTTTGGGATTGAGCGCGGGGTCGAGTCGCGCCGATTCCGGCAACGTTTCGTCGTGCGCCGCGGCGAGGATCGCGTTGAGGTGCTTTTCGCAGACGATCGAGCCGGCGACCAGGTCGGAGACTTTCTGCTCCTCGGTCACCTTCCAGCTGATGAATTCCTCGATGTCGGGATGATCGAGATCGAGCGTGACCATCTTCGCTGCGCGACGCGTCGTACCGCCGGACTTGATCGCGCCTGCCGCGCGATCGCCGACCTTGAGGAACGACATCAGACCCGACGACGTCCCGCCGCCGGAAAGCCGTTCGCCTTCGCCGCGGATCGCCGAGAAATTCGACCCCGTGCCGGAGCCGTATTTGAAGATGCGCGCCTCACGAACCCACAGGTCCATGATGCCGCCCTCGTTGACCAAATCGTCGCTTACACTCTGGATAAAGCAAGCGTGCGGGGCTGGGTGCTCGTAGGCGCTCGTCGATTGGCCGAGCACGTGCGTCTTGGGATCGACGAACCAGTGGCCTTGCGCCGGGCCGGCGATGCCGTACGCCCAGTGCAGGCCGGTGTTGAACCACTGCGGCGAGTTGGGCGCGCCGATCTGGCGGGCCAGCATCGCGCACATCTCGTCATAGTAGGCGCGCGCCTGGAACTCGTCGTCGAAGTAGCCGTGCTTGAAGGCCCAATAGGTCCAGCAGCCGGCCAGCCGGTGGAAGACCTGGCGGGCGTCCGTCTCGCCGATGAAGGTCGCGTCGGAGGCCGGCTCCGAGCGCCAGAGCCACTCCGGGATCCCCTCTTCGGGCACACGCACCGTCGCCGTCGGGACCCCGGCCCGCCGGAAATACTTCTGGGCCAGGATATCCGCCGCCACCTGGCTCCAGGCGCTCGGAATCTGGACGTCCTTGGCCTCGAAGACGACCTTGCCATCCGGGTTGGCGATGCGCGAGGTCCGGGGCTCGAAGGTGATGCCGGCGTAGGGATCGCCGGGTTGAGAATAGGTGCGCGCGAACTTCATGCCGGCTGCGTCCTCACGAGGGAGATGCGTGGCGGAGGGACGACCATTCTCGAACATGCGTTCGAGAATGTCAATCCCCGCCGAGTTGCCCCTGGGCGGGCTTCGGCACCAGATATGGTGGCCGTCCCCGTCGGGCTGTACTAGATATTGTACACCGTCCGAAGTCCCTTGTGAATGATGGGGGACACGAATCATATTCCCGTGGACAACCCGACCGGGCGCTGTGGAGGCCCGGCGAGCGGGGTGAGGGCCCTGTGGACGGAATCGGGGATAGCGTGGAGAGGCTTCGCGCGGACCATCACGCGGACACGCTGCCCGAGGTCTCGCTCGACCGGCTCGCCGCCTGGGGGATCCGCGGCATCGTCGTCGATCTCGACAACACGGTCT includes:
- a CDS encoding LAGLIDADG family homing endonuclease gives rise to the protein MKFARTYSQPGDPYAGITFEPRTSRIANPDGKVVFEAKDVQIPSAWSQVAADILAQKYFRRAGVPTATVRVPEEGIPEWLWRSEPASDATFIGETDARQVFHRLAGCWTYWAFKHGYFDDEFQARAYYDEMCAMLARQIGAPNSPQWFNTGLHWAYGIAGPAQGHWFVDPKTHVLGQSTSAYEHPAPHACFIQSVSDDLVNEGGIMDLWVREARIFKYGSGTGSNFSAIRGEGERLSGGGTSSGLMSFLKVGDRAAGAIKSGGTTRRAAKMVTLDLDHPDIEEFISWKVTEEQKVSDLVAGSIVCEKHLNAILAAAHDETLPESARLDPALNPKLRSAIRSALTMGIPQANVQYALDFARQGYRELQIETYDTNWDSKAYGTVSGQNSNNSVRISNEFFARLDAGQTWDLTWRKNAGVAKSVPAEDLWEKIAVAAWQCADPGVQYDTTINEWHTCIADGKINASNPCVTGDTMVATADGLHRIDELVGKAAFVIGSDGKPHFVNRIFPTGTKPVYRLRTRSGFELRLTADHKVLTEERGDVAAKDLIAGERVMLSGSGFGGRAIDTTLAEAIGLSVGDGCVTSDPNGTRYLAVTMAPSEADVVEGVAAAINDLKVGATDGRTARRVAVRTPQTTARVQTNASSVVSAFEEFAVLDKGSHEKRFRSAFFGLDRTSTAAMLRGLFTADGCVVDIGEKTQYVSLDSTSLALLQQVQLTLLSFGVKAKLYRDRRAGTDAAMLPDGRGGTASYPVREMHSLRITRSSRIAFEQQIGFIAASDKALALRRLNASVTTYRDHMTDEVTFVRYEGEEPVYDLTEPDTSHFIGNGVVVHNCSEYMFLDDTSCNLASLNLVTFLDDRGQFDAKKFAEACRIWTFTLEVSVLMAQFPSREIARRSYEYRTLGLGYANLGTLLMRLGLPYDSEEGFGWCAAISALMTGAAYKASAEMARELGPFPSYERNAEDMGRVLRNHRQAAYAARAEDYEGLTVVPVTHQPTLFTQETWQLARTTWDNALAIGEVAGYRNAQVTCIAPTGTIGLVMDCDTTGIEPDFALVKFKKLAGGGYFKIVNQSVEPALRRLGYNSEQIAAIETFAKGTNTLEGTPHINRATLKAKGFDDEALAKIEAGLPGAFEIGFAFNQHVLGERFCKEKLGMTDAQLADWNYSILRDALGFTQAQIEEASDVICGRMTLEGAPFLKDEHLAVFDCATPCGKHGSRYIRPLAHVDMMAAAQPFISGAISKTINLPQTASVQDVKDAYRYSWEKMVKAVALYRDGSKLSQPLAASYDVGAGDEEEAPQAAYDTPVQIAEKIVYRYIAKRRRMPDRRGGYTQKAIVGGHKVYLRTGQYDDGTLGEIFIDMHKEGAAFRSLMNNFAIAVSLGLQHGVPLEEYVDAFTFTRFEPNGPVIGHENIKMATSILDYIFRELAVSYLGRYDLAQVQPSTQMDAMGPEPEYVGEEEGEVHYLAPTASTPTRTGPPPALVSRVPEPVGAVSAVRTTTSGPAKGQIVAEKAREAIAKGYSGDACTQCGQFTLVRNGTCLKCDSCGTTSGCS